A stretch of Henckelia pumila isolate YLH828 chromosome 4, ASM3356847v2, whole genome shotgun sequence DNA encodes these proteins:
- the LOC140865570 gene encoding F-box protein At3g07870-like isoform X4, which yields MAKISAKMKKNMRKSTVLLDLPSEIMIDIHLKLPTRTILSCKCVCKKFLELLSTPSFAASHLALATPGLIIHQSGDENLCQIFEFQDGFELQHSNLHCSPAMKFDPGVSIGLLSTDLRIVGSVNGLLCLWDHKGKLHGALYICNPITREYITLPRIQGAAKYRDVQYGFGVSEMGQYKVVVNVHSHIGDDDAPACLGIENYECYIYTLGTGSWRRVQAGVPFGHFDLLFGSYLNGNLHGCVVDYCGFGDVLSSCFDLESESFQPFPLPPPHVDPPTLGTMGILDGCLCVVDNSYKDLDTVGIWVMKEYGVESSWTQQVVITEKGGWIEAVSHSSSFLSLKSFQGENVKLFSCEPMQNASGRVIRQPRMKGIQAGLKKHPPGPSKAAGTRRLKKRGELKMAR from the exons ATGGCAAAGATTTCTGCAAAAATGAAGAAGAATATGCGTAAAAGTACTGTTTTACTTGATCTGCCATCGGAAATCATGATCGATATTCACTTGAAACTTCCGACCCGAACCATCCTAAGCTGCAAATGCGTTTGCAAGAAATTTCTGGAGCTACTCTCAACTCCTTCGTTTGCTGCATCCCATCTTGCTTTAGCGACTCCTGGCTTAATAATCCATCAATCCGGTGATGAAAATTTATGCCAAATATTTGAGTTTCAAGATGGATTCGAGCTTCAACACAGCAATCTTCACTGCAGTCCGGCGATGAAATTTGACCCTGGCGTGTCTATTGGCTTATTATCTACTGACTTACGGATTGTGGGTTCGGTTAATGGTTTGCTTTGCCTGTGGGATCATAAAGGCAAGCTACATGGTGCTCTTTATATATGCAATCCGATCACACGTGAGTATATTACTCTTCCTAGGATTCAAGGCGCAGCCAAATATCGTGACGTTCAGTATGGATTTGGGGTAAGCGAGATGGGTCAATACAAGGTGGTTGTGAATGTCCATAGTCATATAGGTGATGACGACGCACCAGCATGCTTGGGTATTGAAAATTACGAGTGTTATATTTACACTCTGGGGACAGGCTCCTGGAGACGAGTTCAGGCAGGTGTGCCATTTGGACATTTTGACCTTCTCTTTGGCTCGTACCTCAATGGAAATCTTCATGGCTGTGTGGTAGATTACTGTGGCTTTGGCGACGTATTAAGTTCTTGTTTCGACCTTGAATCTGAGTCGTTTCAGCCCTTTCCTCTACCTCCACCACATGtagatccaccaactcttggaaCCATGGGAATCTTAGACGGTTGCTTGTGTGTTGTTGACAATAGCTATAAAGATTTGGATACTGTCGGCATATGGGTGATGAAGGAGTATGGGGTGGAGAGCTCTTGGACTCAGCAGGTTGTTATTACTGAA AAAGGTGGCTGGATAGAGGCTGTATCACATAGCTCGTCCTTTCTATCGCTCAAGAGTTTCCAAGGGGAAAATGTGAAGTTATTCTCGTGTGAGCCCATGCAGAATGCATCTGGTAGAGTCATACGACAGCCGCGCATGAAGGGAATTCAAG CAGGTTTGAAGAAACATCCACCCGGACCCAGTAAAGCAGCGGGCACTAGGCGTTTGAAGAAGAGAGGGGAATTGAAAATGGCTCGTTAG
- the LOC140865570 gene encoding F-box protein CPR1-like isoform X3, producing the protein MAKISAKMKKNMRKSTVLLDLPSEIMIDIHLKLPTRTILSCKCVCKKFLELLSTPSFAASHLALATPGLIIHQSGDENLCQIFEFQDGFELQHSNLHCSPAMKFDPGVSIGLLSTDLRIVGSVNGLLCLWDHKGKLHGALYICNPITREYITLPRIQGAAKYRDVQYGFGVSEMGQYKVVVNVHSHIGDDDAPACLGIENYECYIYTLGTGSWRRVQAGVPFGHFDLLFGSYLNGNLHGCVVDYCGFGDVLSSCFDLESESFQPFPLPPPHVDPPTLGTMGILDGCLCVVDNSYKDLDTVGIWVMKEYGVESSWTQQVVITEKKGGWIEAVSHSSSFLSLKSFQGENVKLFSCEPMQNASGRVIRQPRMKGIQAGLKKHPPGPSKAAGTRRLKKRGELKMAR; encoded by the exons ATGGCAAAGATTTCTGCAAAAATGAAGAAGAATATGCGTAAAAGTACTGTTTTACTTGATCTGCCATCGGAAATCATGATCGATATTCACTTGAAACTTCCGACCCGAACCATCCTAAGCTGCAAATGCGTTTGCAAGAAATTTCTGGAGCTACTCTCAACTCCTTCGTTTGCTGCATCCCATCTTGCTTTAGCGACTCCTGGCTTAATAATCCATCAATCCGGTGATGAAAATTTATGCCAAATATTTGAGTTTCAAGATGGATTCGAGCTTCAACACAGCAATCTTCACTGCAGTCCGGCGATGAAATTTGACCCTGGCGTGTCTATTGGCTTATTATCTACTGACTTACGGATTGTGGGTTCGGTTAATGGTTTGCTTTGCCTGTGGGATCATAAAGGCAAGCTACATGGTGCTCTTTATATATGCAATCCGATCACACGTGAGTATATTACTCTTCCTAGGATTCAAGGCGCAGCCAAATATCGTGACGTTCAGTATGGATTTGGGGTAAGCGAGATGGGTCAATACAAGGTGGTTGTGAATGTCCATAGTCATATAGGTGATGACGACGCACCAGCATGCTTGGGTATTGAAAATTACGAGTGTTATATTTACACTCTGGGGACAGGCTCCTGGAGACGAGTTCAGGCAGGTGTGCCATTTGGACATTTTGACCTTCTCTTTGGCTCGTACCTCAATGGAAATCTTCATGGCTGTGTGGTAGATTACTGTGGCTTTGGCGACGTATTAAGTTCTTGTTTCGACCTTGAATCTGAGTCGTTTCAGCCCTTTCCTCTACCTCCACCACATGtagatccaccaactcttggaaCCATGGGAATCTTAGACGGTTGCTTGTGTGTTGTTGACAATAGCTATAAAGATTTGGATACTGTCGGCATATGGGTGATGAAGGAGTATGGGGTGGAGAGCTCTTGGACTCAGCAGGTTGTTATTACTGAA AAGAAAGGTGGCTGGATAGAGGCTGTATCACATAGCTCGTCCTTTCTATCGCTCAAGAGTTTCCAAGGGGAAAATGTGAAGTTATTCTCGTGTGAGCCCATGCAGAATGCATCTGGTAGAGTCATACGACAGCCGCGCATGAAGGGAATTCAAG CAGGTTTGAAGAAACATCCACCCGGACCCAGTAAAGCAGCGGGCACTAGGCGTTTGAAGAAGAGAGGGGAATTGAAAATGGCTCGTTAG
- the LOC140865570 gene encoding F-box protein CPR1-like isoform X1, with protein sequence MAKISAKMKKNMRKSTVLLDLPSEIMIDIHLKLPTRTILSCKCVCKKFLELLSTPSFAASHLALATPGLIIHQSGDENLCQIFEFQDGFELQHSNLHCSPAMKFDPGVSIGLLSTDLRIVGSVNGLLCLWDHKGKLHGALYICNPITREYITLPRIQGAAKYRDVQYGFGVSEMGQYKVVVNVHSHIGDDDAPACLGIENYECYIYTLGTGSWRRVQAGVPFGHFDLLFGSYLNGNLHGCVVDYCGFGDVLSSCFDLESESFQPFPLPPPHVDPPTLGTMGILDGCLCVVDNSYKDLDTVGIWVMKEYGVESSWTQQVVITEVSEFVPCYSDPVYPVKAFQNGDILLCWNNFNLFYYNNETKTCQYTDLVVQKKGGWIEAVSHSSSFLSLKSFQGENVKLFSCEPMQNASGRVIRQPRMKGIQAGLKKHPPGPSKAAGTRRLKKRGELKMAR encoded by the exons ATGGCAAAGATTTCTGCAAAAATGAAGAAGAATATGCGTAAAAGTACTGTTTTACTTGATCTGCCATCGGAAATCATGATCGATATTCACTTGAAACTTCCGACCCGAACCATCCTAAGCTGCAAATGCGTTTGCAAGAAATTTCTGGAGCTACTCTCAACTCCTTCGTTTGCTGCATCCCATCTTGCTTTAGCGACTCCTGGCTTAATAATCCATCAATCCGGTGATGAAAATTTATGCCAAATATTTGAGTTTCAAGATGGATTCGAGCTTCAACACAGCAATCTTCACTGCAGTCCGGCGATGAAATTTGACCCTGGCGTGTCTATTGGCTTATTATCTACTGACTTACGGATTGTGGGTTCGGTTAATGGTTTGCTTTGCCTGTGGGATCATAAAGGCAAGCTACATGGTGCTCTTTATATATGCAATCCGATCACACGTGAGTATATTACTCTTCCTAGGATTCAAGGCGCAGCCAAATATCGTGACGTTCAGTATGGATTTGGGGTAAGCGAGATGGGTCAATACAAGGTGGTTGTGAATGTCCATAGTCATATAGGTGATGACGACGCACCAGCATGCTTGGGTATTGAAAATTACGAGTGTTATATTTACACTCTGGGGACAGGCTCCTGGAGACGAGTTCAGGCAGGTGTGCCATTTGGACATTTTGACCTTCTCTTTGGCTCGTACCTCAATGGAAATCTTCATGGCTGTGTGGTAGATTACTGTGGCTTTGGCGACGTATTAAGTTCTTGTTTCGACCTTGAATCTGAGTCGTTTCAGCCCTTTCCTCTACCTCCACCACATGtagatccaccaactcttggaaCCATGGGAATCTTAGACGGTTGCTTGTGTGTTGTTGACAATAGCTATAAAGATTTGGATACTGTCGGCATATGGGTGATGAAGGAGTATGGGGTGGAGAGCTCTTGGACTCAGCAGGTTGTTATTACTGAAGTAAGTGAGTTTGTTCCTTGTTATTCTGACCCAGTTTACCCTGTCAAAGCATTTCAAAATGGTGACATTTTGCTATGTTGGAATAATTTCAACCTATTCTATTACAACAACGAGACCAAAACTTGTCAATATACTGATTTGGTTGTCCAGAAGAAAGGTGGCTGGATAGAGGCTGTATCACATAGCTCGTCCTTTCTATCGCTCAAGAGTTTCCAAGGGGAAAATGTGAAGTTATTCTCGTGTGAGCCCATGCAGAATGCATCTGGTAGAGTCATACGACAGCCGCGCATGAAGGGAATTCAAG CAGGTTTGAAGAAACATCCACCCGGACCCAGTAAAGCAGCGGGCACTAGGCGTTTGAAGAAGAGAGGGGAATTGAAAATGGCTCGTTAG
- the LOC140865570 gene encoding F-box protein CPR1-like isoform X2, producing the protein MAKISAKMKKNMRKSTVLLDLPSEIMIDIHLKLPTRTILSCKCVCKKFLELLSTPSFAASHLALATPGLIIHQSGDENLCQIFEFQDGFELQHSNLHCSPAMKFDPGVSIGLLSTDLRIVGSVNGLLCLWDHKGKLHGALYICNPITREYITLPRIQGAAKYRDVQYGFGVSEMGQYKVVVNVHSHIGDDDAPACLGIENYECYIYTLGTGSWRRVQAGVPFGHFDLLFGSYLNGNLHGCVVDYCGFGDVLSSCFDLESESFQPFPLPPPHVDPPTLGTMGILDGCLCVVDNSYKDLDTVGIWVMKEYGVESSWTQQVVITEVSEFVPCYSDPVYPVKAFQNGDILLCWNNFNLFYYNNETKTCQYTDLVVQKKGGWIEAVSHSSSFLSLKSFQGENVKLFSCEPMQNASGRVIRQPRMKGIQGLKKHPPGPSKAAGTRRLKKRGELKMAR; encoded by the exons ATGGCAAAGATTTCTGCAAAAATGAAGAAGAATATGCGTAAAAGTACTGTTTTACTTGATCTGCCATCGGAAATCATGATCGATATTCACTTGAAACTTCCGACCCGAACCATCCTAAGCTGCAAATGCGTTTGCAAGAAATTTCTGGAGCTACTCTCAACTCCTTCGTTTGCTGCATCCCATCTTGCTTTAGCGACTCCTGGCTTAATAATCCATCAATCCGGTGATGAAAATTTATGCCAAATATTTGAGTTTCAAGATGGATTCGAGCTTCAACACAGCAATCTTCACTGCAGTCCGGCGATGAAATTTGACCCTGGCGTGTCTATTGGCTTATTATCTACTGACTTACGGATTGTGGGTTCGGTTAATGGTTTGCTTTGCCTGTGGGATCATAAAGGCAAGCTACATGGTGCTCTTTATATATGCAATCCGATCACACGTGAGTATATTACTCTTCCTAGGATTCAAGGCGCAGCCAAATATCGTGACGTTCAGTATGGATTTGGGGTAAGCGAGATGGGTCAATACAAGGTGGTTGTGAATGTCCATAGTCATATAGGTGATGACGACGCACCAGCATGCTTGGGTATTGAAAATTACGAGTGTTATATTTACACTCTGGGGACAGGCTCCTGGAGACGAGTTCAGGCAGGTGTGCCATTTGGACATTTTGACCTTCTCTTTGGCTCGTACCTCAATGGAAATCTTCATGGCTGTGTGGTAGATTACTGTGGCTTTGGCGACGTATTAAGTTCTTGTTTCGACCTTGAATCTGAGTCGTTTCAGCCCTTTCCTCTACCTCCACCACATGtagatccaccaactcttggaaCCATGGGAATCTTAGACGGTTGCTTGTGTGTTGTTGACAATAGCTATAAAGATTTGGATACTGTCGGCATATGGGTGATGAAGGAGTATGGGGTGGAGAGCTCTTGGACTCAGCAGGTTGTTATTACTGAAGTAAGTGAGTTTGTTCCTTGTTATTCTGACCCAGTTTACCCTGTCAAAGCATTTCAAAATGGTGACATTTTGCTATGTTGGAATAATTTCAACCTATTCTATTACAACAACGAGACCAAAACTTGTCAATATACTGATTTGGTTGTCCAGAAGAAAGGTGGCTGGATAGAGGCTGTATCACATAGCTCGTCCTTTCTATCGCTCAAGAGTTTCCAAGGGGAAAATGTGAAGTTATTCTCGTGTGAGCCCATGCAGAATGCATCTGGTAGAGTCATACGACAGCCGCGCATGAAGGGAATTCAAG GTTTGAAGAAACATCCACCCGGACCCAGTAAAGCAGCGGGCACTAGGCGTTTGAAGAAGAGAGGGGAATTGAAAATGGCTCGTTAG
- the LOC140865594 gene encoding uncharacterized protein, with the protein MDFHLLPGGSPSSSASSSDHHHGNTVSQNGHSSDPMHSWWESISKARSRIQLLSSLLPSDSVDPLSSLADTDRPARSLLLSSAAYSSVSAALSSPTSGSGDDPLCHWLYDTYLSGDPDLRLVVLSYLPIISSVYLHRIHHPTSDHLVSLSGFEAVLLALYSSETKARHGKPVTVSIPDLSQPSLYHSPRNPVKSSNSILKTEKPLIGVLSPPLEPQIAVKSTKRACIVGVALDCYYQQISQMPSWSKVDFCKFATIWAGNDCTCTAEFDQKTECIVENNMGNENNNGFGSDITSEADEIENMSGRVKDIVIKDGSAAELGVEDARIPVPWELLQPILRILGHCLLGPLGVDEVKDAASVAVRRFYARASHELVPQAILATRSLIQLDKRAREAAKAATAAVAAANSTSSNANTPSKAKKPEILLVSK; encoded by the coding sequence ATGGACTTCCACCTCCTCCCCGGTGGCTCGCCGTCCTCCTCCGCCTCTTCCTCCGATCATCACCACGGCAACACCGTTTCCCAGAACGGCCACTCCTCCGATCCTATGCACTCTTGGTGGGAATCTATCTCCAAAGCCCGCTCTCGCATCCAACTTCTCTCCTCCCTTCTGCCTTCCGACTCCGTCGATCCCCTCTCCTCCCTCGCCGACACCGACCGCCCTGCTCGATCTCTCCTCCTCTCCTCTGCCGCCTACTCTTCCGTCTCCGCCGCTCTCTCCTCCCCCACATCTGGATCCGGCGACGACCCCCTATGCCACTGGCTCTACGATACTTACCTCTCCGGCGACCCTGATCTTCGTCTCGTTGTCCTCTCGTACCTCCCTATTATATCTTCCGTCTACCTTCACCGCATCCACCATCCCACCTCCGATCATTTAGTCTCTCTCTCTGGTTTCGAGGCCGTGCTCTTAGCACTATATTCATCTGAAACCAAAGCACGTCACGGTAAGCCTGTTACTGTTTCCATTCCCGATCTATCTCAGCCTTCGCTGTATCACTCCCCTCGCAATCCAGTTAAATCTTCGAATTCGATTTTGAAGACGGAAAAGCCTTTGATTGGGGTTCTGTCCCCGCCTTTGGAACCGCAGATCGCGGTTAAATCGACTAAGCGTGCCTGCATTGTTGGAGTTGCTCTTGATTGTTATTACCAGCAGATCTCGCAGATGCCCAGTTGGTCTAAGGTTGATTTCTGTAAATTCGCCACCATTTGGGCTGGGAATGATTGTACTTGTACTGCCGAATTCGACCAAAAAACTGAATGTATTGTTGAAAATAACATgggaaatgaaaataataatggGTTTGGGAGTGATATTACATCAGAGGCTGATGAGATTGAAAATATGTCCGGAAGAGTCAAAGATATAGTCATTAAGGACGGTAGTGCAGCCGAATTGGGTGTTGAGGATGCGAGAATTCCGGTGCCCTGGGAATTGTTGCAACCAATTTTGAGGATCTTGGGGCACTGTTTGTTGGGGCCATTGGGTGTGGATGAGGTGAAGGATGCTGCATCAGTGGCGGTGCGTCGATTCTATGCTAGAGCTTCTCATGAGCTGGTTCCACAAGCAATTTTGGCGACTCGGAGTTTGATTCAGCTGGATAAGAGGGCACGCGAGGCGGCCAAGGCAGCAACTGCTGCAGTGGCGGCTGCTAATTCTACCAGTTCGAATGCCAACACTCCCAGTAAGGCTAAGAAGCCGGAGATACTTTTAGTTTCAAAGTGA